Proteins encoded in a region of the Halosimplex halophilum genome:
- a CDS encoding class I SAM-dependent methyltransferase: MGHHTFPAADADRLEDAARRYRNCSAEELLWALDPGPDDAVVDVGSGTGFFTDDVAPHAGTVYALDVQAAMHDRYREKGVPENVELVTSGADDLPFDDGALDGAFATMTYHELPSEAVEELARVLRPGGRVAVVDWTAEGPGERGPPPGERYDADHAAAAFEAAGFTVDFRATRSETFLLAATLGGE, encoded by the coding sequence ATGGGTCACCACACCTTCCCCGCGGCCGACGCCGACCGACTGGAGGACGCCGCGCGCCGATATCGCAACTGCTCGGCGGAGGAGCTGCTCTGGGCGCTCGACCCCGGTCCCGACGACGCGGTCGTCGACGTGGGCAGCGGCACGGGCTTTTTCACCGACGACGTGGCGCCTCACGCGGGCACGGTCTACGCCCTCGACGTGCAGGCGGCGATGCACGACCGCTACCGCGAGAAGGGCGTCCCGGAGAACGTCGAACTCGTCACGAGCGGCGCCGACGACCTGCCGTTCGACGACGGCGCGCTGGACGGCGCGTTCGCGACGATGACCTACCACGAACTCCCGAGCGAGGCGGTCGAGGAACTCGCCCGCGTCCTCCGACCGGGCGGCCGCGTCGCAGTCGTCGACTGGACCGCCGAGGGTCCGGGCGAGCGCGGCCCGCCGCCCGGAGAGCGCTACGACGCCGACCACGCCGCCGCGGCGTTCGAGGCGGCCGGATTCACTGTCGACTTCCGGGCGACCCGCTCGGAGACGTTCCTGCTCGCCGCGACGCTCGGCGGGGAGTGA
- a CDS encoding rhomboid family intramembrane serine protease — protein MSRCDECGKQENMPYQCRHCGGTFCAEHRLPENHGCPGLDNWEDPGGVFDSGFDDSVATDSESGGLSDRLGIDTGPGGPLAYFRGNMTYAFLGLMWITFLLQHVVLLFGPAGLHEAIFVLSPANPEYVWTWFTSVFAHAPGRLGHIGINSIVIYFFGRLVEDYVGSRDFAVLFLGSGALAGLGQVGFQIYQYGGIPQPGVAAGVLGASGAGLAIMAVLTVLNPNLTVYLYFLLPVPLWLLTVGYTGYTVFLILSTGIGAGGTAQLAHLLGLGIGLLYGQHVKGRHRIPDQLQFGAGGRGPGGPGGPGGRGPF, from the coding sequence ATGTCGAGGTGCGACGAGTGCGGCAAGCAGGAGAACATGCCGTACCAGTGTCGCCACTGCGGCGGCACGTTCTGTGCGGAACACCGCCTCCCCGAGAACCACGGCTGTCCGGGGCTGGACAACTGGGAAGACCCAGGCGGGGTCTTCGACAGCGGCTTCGACGACAGCGTCGCCACCGACTCGGAGAGCGGCGGCCTGAGCGACCGCCTGGGGATCGACACCGGCCCCGGCGGCCCGCTGGCGTACTTCCGCGGGAACATGACCTACGCCTTCCTCGGGCTGATGTGGATCACCTTCCTGCTCCAGCACGTCGTCCTCCTGTTCGGGCCCGCCGGGCTCCACGAGGCCATCTTCGTCCTCTCGCCCGCCAACCCCGAGTACGTCTGGACCTGGTTCACGTCGGTCTTCGCCCACGCGCCGGGACGGCTGGGCCACATCGGGATCAACAGCATCGTGATCTACTTCTTCGGCCGGCTCGTCGAGGACTACGTCGGGTCCCGCGACTTCGCGGTCCTGTTCCTCGGGAGCGGCGCGCTCGCCGGCCTCGGCCAGGTCGGCTTCCAGATCTACCAGTACGGCGGGATCCCCCAGCCGGGCGTCGCCGCGGGCGTGCTCGGCGCCAGCGGCGCGGGCCTGGCCATCATGGCCGTGCTCACCGTCCTCAACCCCAACCTCACGGTGTACCTGTACTTCCTGCTCCCGGTGCCGCTGTGGCTGCTGACCGTCGGCTACACCGGCTACACCGTCTTCCTGATCCTGTCGACCGGCATCGGCGCCGGCGGCACCGCACAGCTCGCCCACCTCCTCGGGCTCGGGATCGGCCTGCTGTACGGCCAGCACGTCAAGGGCCGCCACCGGATCCCCGACCAGCTGCAGTTCGGCGCCGGCGGCCGCGGCCCCGGCGGTCCGGGTGGCCCCGGCGGCCGCGGCCCGTTCTGA
- the aroE gene encoding shikimate dehydrogenase produces the protein MDVYGLIGNPVGHSLSPPMHEAGYEALDVDARYVTFEPPRDGAAAAVEGAADLGVAGLNVTIPFKQDALAAVEPDSLARRIGAVNTVDFSGDRITGHNTDAVGATRALRAHDVDLSGTAVVVGAGGAGRAVAFGLADEGMTVRVANRTESKARGLAADVRGEGTDADGAAEDATAPDGVDADATGHGLDALPELLADADVLVNATSVGMEADETPVPAGALHGDLGVLDAVYRPLETRLLRDAADAGATTVDGAWMLLYQGVAAFERWTGREAPVDAMNEALRDRL, from the coding sequence ATGGACGTCTACGGACTCATCGGCAACCCGGTGGGCCACTCGCTGTCCCCGCCGATGCACGAGGCGGGCTACGAGGCGCTCGACGTCGACGCCCGCTACGTCACGTTCGAACCGCCGAGAGACGGCGCCGCCGCGGCGGTCGAGGGCGCCGCCGACCTCGGCGTCGCCGGGCTGAACGTCACGATCCCGTTCAAGCAGGACGCCCTGGCGGCCGTCGAACCGGACTCGCTCGCCCGCCGCATCGGCGCGGTCAACACCGTCGACTTCTCGGGCGACCGGATCACGGGCCACAACACCGACGCCGTCGGGGCCACGCGGGCGCTGCGGGCCCACGACGTGGACCTGTCGGGGACGGCCGTCGTCGTCGGCGCCGGCGGCGCCGGCCGCGCGGTCGCGTTCGGCCTCGCCGACGAGGGGATGACCGTCCGGGTCGCCAACCGCACCGAGTCGAAGGCCCGCGGCCTGGCCGCGGACGTGCGAGGCGAAGGGACGGACGCGGACGGGGCCGCCGAAGACGCGACCGCTCCGGACGGAGTGGACGCCGACGCGACGGGCCACGGCCTCGACGCCCTCCCCGAGCTGCTGGCCGACGCCGACGTACTGGTCAACGCGACCAGCGTCGGGATGGAGGCCGACGAGACGCCGGTCCCGGCCGGCGCGCTGCACGGCGACCTGGGCGTGCTCGACGCCGTCTACCGGCCGCTGGAGACGCGACTCCTTCGGGACGCCGCCGACGCCGGCGCGACCACCGTCGACGGCGCCTGGATGCTCCTCTATCAGGGCGTCGCGGCGTTCGAGCGGTGGACCGGCCGCGAGGCGCCGGTCGACGCGATGAACGAGGCGCTGCGCGACCGGCTCTGA
- a CDS encoding sodium:calcium antiporter: MQVAGALALTAGWVAAVLTGTDLGTVPTVAVSGVAVLGASFLLAWGAETAEKDVPRAFAIAVLAVLAVAPEYAVDALYAWSAGSGGATTAACADLSTAAVEAGETELARACHDANLAVANMTGANRILIGIGWAGIAVFTVYRAAKTRDPAVRDREGWLADAVKLDRSIATEVAFLFLATLWAFFVPLGGGIDALDTALLVGLYVTYILIIIRGDVDAEEEHVGVPQYFQSWSLPWRPMVVLALFGYSGAMIFSAVEPFAHGLEQIGINNGIPEFFMIQWIAPLASESPELIVVVVLVNKARSTAGFNALISSKLNQWTLLIGTLSVVFSLAYGQYGVLPFDQKQAAEIWITAAQSYFALAVLVDFEISVREALTIFVLFISQVALEFVIIRDLFAVPVSSYELLLVYTAAYALIGTALFALRREALKRMLGLAADAGRTALGREPVHPEFAD; this comes from the coding sequence GTGCAGGTCGCCGGCGCCCTCGCCCTGACGGCCGGGTGGGTCGCGGCCGTCCTCACCGGCACGGACCTGGGCACCGTCCCGACCGTCGCCGTCAGCGGCGTGGCCGTCCTCGGCGCCTCGTTCCTGCTCGCGTGGGGCGCCGAGACCGCCGAGAAGGACGTGCCGCGGGCGTTCGCCATCGCCGTCCTGGCGGTGCTGGCGGTCGCCCCCGAGTACGCGGTCGACGCGCTGTACGCCTGGAGCGCCGGGTCGGGCGGCGCGACGACCGCCGCCTGCGCCGACCTCTCTACCGCCGCCGTCGAGGCCGGCGAGACCGAACTCGCGCGGGCCTGCCACGACGCCAACCTCGCGGTCGCGAACATGACCGGCGCCAACCGCATCCTCATCGGCATCGGCTGGGCCGGCATCGCCGTCTTCACCGTCTACCGGGCCGCCAAGACCCGCGACCCCGCGGTCCGCGACCGCGAGGGGTGGCTGGCCGACGCCGTCAAACTCGACCGGAGCATCGCCACGGAGGTCGCCTTCCTCTTCCTCGCGACGCTGTGGGCCTTCTTCGTCCCCCTCGGCGGCGGCATCGACGCGCTCGACACCGCCCTGCTCGTCGGCCTCTACGTCACCTACATCCTCATCATCATCCGCGGCGACGTGGACGCCGAGGAGGAACACGTCGGCGTCCCCCAGTACTTCCAGTCGTGGTCGCTCCCCTGGCGCCCGATGGTCGTCCTCGCCCTGTTCGGCTACTCCGGCGCGATGATCTTCTCGGCCGTCGAGCCGTTCGCCCACGGTCTCGAACAGATCGGCATCAACAACGGCATCCCCGAGTTCTTCATGATCCAGTGGATCGCGCCGCTGGCCTCCGAGAGCCCGGAGCTCATCGTCGTGGTCGTCCTCGTGAACAAGGCCCGCTCGACCGCCGGGTTCAACGCGCTGATCTCCTCGAAGCTCAACCAGTGGACGCTGCTCATCGGGACGCTGTCGGTCGTCTTCTCGCTGGCCTACGGCCAGTACGGCGTGCTCCCGTTCGACCAGAAGCAGGCCGCCGAGATCTGGATCACCGCCGCCCAGAGCTACTTCGCGCTGGCGGTGCTGGTCGACTTCGAGATCAGCGTCCGCGAGGCGCTGACCATCTTCGTCCTGTTCATCTCGCAGGTGGCCCTGGAGTTCGTCATCATCCGCGACCTGTTCGCGGTGCCGGTGTCGTCCTACGAACTCCTGCTGGTCTACACGGCCGCCTACGCGCTCATCGGGACTGCGCTGTTCGCCCTCCGCCGGGAGGCGCTGAAACGGATGCTCGGACTGGCCGCCGACGCCGGCCGCACGGCGCTCGGCCGCGAGCCCGTCCACCCGGAGTTCGCCGACTGA
- a CDS encoding endonuclease V — MEVVRPEFVPDASLSREDMEALQREIAGSAVFEDDLPFDAASVCGGDAATEADQTSLADAGESGEPAAADPPLVAGVDQAFVDDHAVSAIVLLRDGEVVERVHAVEPVEIPYIPGLLSFREGRAILSAFAALERDPDVALVDGSGRIHFREAGIATHIGVTLDLPTVGVAKNLLCGTPRESLDRKLPQGARVAIEADADVETAEPGTHIGDAVQTRQFENSDRYVNPLVVSPGHRVSADTAADIVLACAAGYKLPEPTRLADSYADEVKAEVREQLE; from the coding sequence ATGGAGGTCGTCCGCCCCGAGTTCGTCCCCGACGCCTCGCTCTCCCGGGAAGACATGGAGGCGCTCCAGCGCGAGATCGCCGGGAGCGCCGTCTTCGAAGACGACCTCCCGTTCGACGCCGCGAGCGTCTGCGGCGGGGACGCCGCGACCGAGGCCGACCAGACCAGTCTCGCCGACGCGGGGGAGAGCGGCGAACCGGCGGCGGCGGATCCGCCGCTGGTCGCCGGCGTCGACCAGGCGTTCGTCGACGACCACGCCGTCAGCGCTATCGTCCTCCTGCGAGACGGCGAGGTGGTCGAGCGCGTCCACGCCGTCGAACCCGTCGAGATCCCCTACATCCCGGGCCTGCTGAGCTTCCGGGAGGGGAGGGCCATTCTCTCGGCGTTCGCGGCGCTGGAACGGGACCCCGACGTCGCCCTCGTGGACGGCAGCGGCCGCATCCACTTCCGGGAGGCCGGCATCGCGACCCACATTGGGGTCACGCTCGACCTGCCCACCGTGGGCGTCGCGAAGAACCTGCTCTGTGGCACCCCACGGGAGTCGCTCGACCGGAAGCTCCCCCAGGGGGCCCGCGTCGCCATCGAGGCCGACGCGGACGTGGAGACCGCCGAGCCCGGGACGCACATCGGCGACGCCGTCCAGACTCGCCAGTTCGAGAACTCGGATCGGTACGTCAACCCCCTCGTCGTCAGCCCCGGCCACCGCGTGAGCGCCGACACCGCAGCGGACATCGTGCTCGCCTGTGCGGCGGGGTACAAGCTGCCCGAGCCGACCCGGCTGGCCGACAGTTACGCCGACGAAGTGAAGGCCGAAGTCCGCGAGCAACTGGAGTAG
- a CDS encoding aminotransferase class IV — protein MSDDGSDGGADDPLTYHVNGDLVPADEATVSVRDRGFMYGDGAFETLRVYGGEPFEWAAHRDRLRRTAETLGFADAVPDDLRERVAETLTANDLDEAYCKVSVTRGVQPGKLTPDPDVDPTVVVYVAPLGRGGVEGDPVWDEPATVQTVRTRRPPAESFPADAKTHNYLPGILARLELRRAATEEFAADEAVMRTTDDYLAEGAASNLFFVDGGTLKTPSADLPILPGVTRSVVTDLAESEGFSVRTSRYTLDDLRDADEVFLTNSTWEVRPVTSVDGIDVSVGPMTRLLARLFDERVEREHYGGNGSEDVRATGGEGPADGDATDGEPPADGNAADDGG, from the coding sequence GTGAGCGACGACGGGTCTGATGGTGGGGCCGACGACCCCCTCACCTACCACGTGAACGGCGACCTCGTGCCGGCCGACGAGGCGACCGTCTCGGTCCGCGACCGGGGGTTCATGTACGGCGACGGTGCCTTCGAGACGCTGCGGGTCTACGGCGGCGAGCCCTTCGAGTGGGCGGCCCACCGCGACCGGCTCCGGCGGACCGCCGAGACGCTCGGGTTCGCCGACGCCGTCCCCGACGACCTCCGCGAGCGGGTGGCGGAGACGCTGACCGCCAACGACCTCGACGAGGCGTACTGCAAGGTGTCGGTGACCCGGGGGGTCCAGCCGGGGAAGCTCACGCCCGACCCCGACGTGGACCCGACGGTCGTCGTCTACGTCGCGCCGCTGGGCCGCGGCGGCGTCGAGGGCGACCCCGTCTGGGACGAACCGGCGACCGTCCAGACCGTCCGGACGCGCCGCCCGCCCGCCGAGTCGTTCCCGGCCGACGCGAAGACACACAACTACCTCCCGGGGATCCTCGCCCGCCTGGAACTCCGGCGGGCGGCGACCGAGGAGTTCGCCGCCGACGAGGCCGTGATGCGGACGACCGACGACTACCTCGCCGAGGGCGCGGCGAGCAACCTCTTTTTCGTCGACGGCGGGACGCTGAAGACCCCCAGCGCCGACCTGCCGATCCTCCCCGGCGTGACGCGGTCGGTCGTGACGGACCTGGCCGAGTCGGAGGGGTTCTCGGTGCGGACGAGCCGGTACACGCTCGACGACCTGCGCGACGCCGACGAGGTCTTCCTCACCAACTCCACCTGGGAGGTCCGCCCCGTCACGAGCGTCGACGGCATCGACGTGAGCGTCGGTCCGATGACGCGGCTGCTCGCGCGGCTGTTCGACGAGCGCGTCGAACGGGAACACTACGGCGGCAACGGGAGCGAGGACGTGAGGGCAACCGGCGGCGAGGGACCGGCCGACGGCGACGCGACCGACGGCGAACCCCCGGCGGACGGGAACGCGGCCGACGACGGGGGGTAG
- a CDS encoding anthranilate synthase component II, with the protein MTEPSAPGVGSVPSVDPDATAGGDRLAADATAVDRRSDVTVLVVDNYDSFSYNLVQYVGEVVTTADWLPEVTGGEVVVRRNDAVDAAGIREIDPDAIVVSPGPGTPQEAGVSMPIFRDLDYPTLGVCLGHQALCAVAGAPVGHAEAVVHGKPSTVGHDGRGVFRALPDRFEVGRYHSLAVERADLPDVLEESAHTDDEADVLMAVRHRERPHVGVQFHPESILTEHGKQMIETFCRMSLEGSL; encoded by the coding sequence ATGACTGAGCCGTCCGCGCCCGGCGTCGGGAGCGTCCCGTCCGTCGACCCCGACGCCACCGCCGGCGGCGACCGCCTCGCCGCCGACGCGACCGCCGTCGACCGCCGGTCGGACGTGACTGTCCTCGTCGTCGACAACTACGACTCGTTTTCCTACAACCTCGTCCAGTACGTCGGCGAGGTCGTCACGACCGCCGACTGGCTCCCCGAGGTCACCGGCGGCGAGGTGGTCGTCCGCCGCAACGACGCCGTCGACGCGGCCGGGATCCGCGAGATTGACCCCGACGCTATCGTGGTCTCGCCCGGTCCCGGCACCCCCCAGGAGGCGGGCGTCTCGATGCCGATCTTCCGCGACCTGGACTACCCCACGCTCGGGGTCTGCCTGGGCCACCAGGCGCTGTGTGCGGTCGCCGGCGCGCCCGTCGGCCACGCCGAGGCGGTCGTCCACGGCAAGCCCTCCACCGTCGGCCACGACGGCCGCGGCGTCTTCCGGGCGCTGCCCGACCGCTTCGAGGTCGGCCGGTACCACTCGCTGGCCGTCGAGCGCGCGGACCTGCCGGACGTGCTCGAAGAGTCGGCCCACACCGACGACGAAGCCGACGTGTTGATGGCCGTCCGCCACCGCGAACGGCCCCACGTCGGCGTCCAGTTCCACCCCGAGAGCATCCTCACCGAACACGGCAAGCAGATGATAGAGACGTTCTGCCGCATGAGCCTGGAGGGATCGCTGTGA
- a CDS encoding saccharopine dehydrogenase family protein: MADILVYGSYGYTGRLIVEEATDRGLDVVVGGRDRNAVENQAIRQGCEERVFALDEPRLLDLALEEVEAVVHCAGPFAETAEPVVEGCLRTGTHYLDITGEIEVFERLAAADEQAEEAGITVLPGVGFDVVPTDCLAAHLAERLPDADRLALGFEASGGVSPGTAKTALRGLGEGGAVRRNGCIESVPIGSETRRIDFGRGERTAMAIPWGDVSTAYHTTGIGNVAVYTAVPSWAPRAARAAGLFGPLAGSGAVQSLLERVVEARVDGPDERERREGESYVWGEVETADGKRAVSRLVAPETYRLTKLTAVAIAERVAAGEAPAGFRTPAGAFGPDLILDVEGVERTDEPVIEAGDTTGGPD, from the coding sequence ATGGCGGATATCCTCGTCTACGGTTCGTACGGCTACACCGGGCGGCTGATCGTCGAGGAGGCGACCGACCGGGGGCTGGACGTGGTCGTCGGCGGCCGCGACCGCAACGCCGTCGAGAACCAGGCGATCCGGCAGGGCTGCGAGGAGCGCGTGTTCGCGCTGGACGAGCCGCGGCTGCTCGACCTGGCCTTGGAGGAGGTCGAGGCGGTCGTCCACTGCGCGGGACCGTTCGCGGAGACGGCCGAGCCGGTGGTCGAAGGCTGCCTGCGGACCGGCACCCACTACCTCGACATCACCGGGGAGATCGAGGTGTTCGAGCGACTCGCCGCCGCGGACGAACAGGCCGAAGAGGCGGGGATCACGGTCCTGCCCGGCGTCGGCTTCGACGTTGTCCCCACCGACTGCCTGGCGGCCCACCTCGCCGAGCGGCTGCCCGACGCCGACCGCCTCGCGCTCGGGTTCGAGGCGTCGGGCGGGGTCTCTCCGGGCACCGCGAAGACTGCCCTCCGCGGACTCGGCGAGGGCGGCGCTGTCCGGCGGAACGGGTGCATCGAATCGGTGCCCATCGGGAGCGAGACGCGGCGGATCGACTTCGGCCGGGGCGAGCGGACCGCGATGGCGATCCCCTGGGGCGACGTGTCGACCGCCTACCACACGACCGGGATCGGGAACGTCGCCGTCTACACCGCCGTCCCGTCGTGGGCTCCGCGTGCGGCCCGGGCCGCCGGACTGTTCGGGCCCCTCGCGGGTTCCGGGGCGGTCCAGTCGCTGCTGGAACGGGTCGTCGAGGCCCGCGTCGACGGCCCCGACGAGCGCGAGCGCCGCGAGGGCGAGAGCTACGTCTGGGGCGAGGTCGAGACCGCCGACGGGAAGCGGGCGGTCTCCCGGCTCGTCGCGCCCGAGACGTACCGGCTGACGAAGTTGACGGCCGTGGCGATCGCCGAGCGGGTCGCCGCGGGTGAGGCGCCGGCCGGGTTCCGGACGCCCGCCGGCGCCTTCGGCCCGGACCTGATCCTCGACGTCGAGGGCGTCGAGCGGACGGACGAACCCGTCATCGAAGCGGGCGACACGACCGGCGGTCCGGACTGA
- a CDS encoding anthranilate synthase component I family protein has protein sequence MPRVVTERAAFERAAASAPAGARVPVEVRVTVADPFDAYRRARDGPGGFHLETTGGQSGWGYFGVDPVDRVTVTADEAAGAPAGESPSVDALVDRLAAESLVRGDCDVPYPCGAVGWLSYDVARELEALPDSADRDRELPRLQVGVYDRVAAWEEPREGEETTLRVTACPRVDGADGDAVGGDDTDDSGASETAADPYDRGRERALDLARAAVEGDPEVGDPPVAADEARFESDCGRAAFADRVRRVKEYIRDGDTFQANVSQRLTAPAAVHPVAAFDALRAVNPAPYSALLEFPGVDLVSASPELLLEREGDRLLTEPIAGTRPRGETGEEDEFLAEDLTSDEKERAEHAMLVDLERNDLGKVSEYGSVEVTEYRRVDRYSEVMHLVSLVEGRLRPEFDLGDAVAAVFPGGTITGAPKPRTMEIIDEVEATRRGPYTGSVGIFGFDGRATLNIVIRTLVRYGEEYHLRVGAGIVHDSVPDREFEETLDKGRALVTAVDEALGDRAAFTVEDHD, from the coding sequence ATGCCGAGGGTCGTGACCGAGCGGGCCGCCTTCGAGCGCGCCGCGGCGTCGGCGCCGGCCGGCGCCCGCGTCCCCGTCGAGGTCCGCGTGACCGTCGCCGACCCGTTCGACGCCTACCGCCGCGCCCGCGACGGCCCCGGCGGGTTCCACCTCGAAACGACCGGCGGCCAGTCCGGCTGGGGGTACTTCGGCGTCGACCCCGTCGACCGCGTCACGGTCACCGCCGACGAGGCCGCCGGCGCCCCCGCAGGCGAGTCACCGAGCGTCGACGCGCTCGTGGATCGGCTCGCCGCCGAGTCGCTGGTCCGCGGGGACTGCGACGTGCCCTACCCCTGCGGCGCCGTCGGCTGGCTCTCCTACGACGTGGCCCGCGAACTGGAGGCCCTGCCCGACTCCGCCGACCGCGACCGCGAACTGCCGCGGCTGCAGGTCGGCGTCTACGACCGGGTCGCGGCCTGGGAGGAACCCCGCGAGGGCGAGGAGACGACGCTCCGGGTCACCGCCTGCCCGCGGGTCGATGGCGCCGACGGCGACGCGGTCGGCGGTGACGACACCGACGACAGCGGGGCCTCCGAGACGGCCGCCGACCCCTACGACCGCGGCCGCGAGCGGGCGCTCGACCTCGCCCGGGCGGCCGTCGAGGGCGACCCCGAGGTAGGGGACCCGCCGGTCGCGGCCGACGAGGCCCGCTTCGAGAGCGACTGCGGTCGGGCGGCCTTCGCCGACCGCGTGCGCCGGGTCAAAGAGTACATCCGCGACGGCGACACCTTCCAGGCCAACGTCTCCCAGCGGCTCACCGCCCCCGCCGCGGTCCACCCGGTCGCCGCCTTCGACGCACTGCGGGCCGTCAACCCCGCCCCCTACTCCGCCCTGCTGGAGTTCCCCGGCGTCGACCTGGTGAGCGCCAGCCCCGAGCTCCTGCTGGAGCGTGAAGGCGACCGCCTGCTCACCGAGCCAATCGCCGGCACGCGCCCGCGCGGCGAGACCGGCGAGGAGGACGAGTTCCTCGCGGAGGACCTGACGAGCGACGAGAAGGAGCGCGCCGAGCACGCGATGCTGGTCGACCTGGAGCGCAACGACCTGGGGAAGGTCAGCGAGTACGGGAGCGTCGAGGTCACCGAGTACCGCCGCGTCGACCGCTACTCCGAGGTGATGCACCTCGTCTCGCTCGTCGAGGGCCGCCTGCGCCCCGAGTTCGACCTCGGCGACGCCGTCGCGGCGGTCTTCCCCGGCGGCACCATCACCGGCGCGCCCAAGCCCCGGACCATGGAGATCATCGACGAGGTGGAGGCGACCCGGCGGGGCCCCTACACCGGGAGCGTCGGGATCTTCGGGTTCGACGGCCGCGCGACGCTGAACATCGTGATCCGGACCCTGGTGCGCTACGGCGAGGAGTACCACCTCCGGGTCGGCGCCGGGATCGTCCACGACTCGGTGCCCGACCGGGAGTTCGAGGAGACGCTCGACAAGGGCCGGGCGCTCGTGACCGCCGTCGACGAAGCGCTGGGCGACCGCGCCGCCTTCACGGTGGAGGACCATGACTGA
- a CDS encoding helix-hairpin-helix domain-containing protein — protein sequence MGLIERIKSALGLGASSSTSQPAASATDGPSPGDDPGAGDGAAGDGVDVTVEHEPATASEDAVKGTDTATDSPTGPTGSTDEAETEAEDDGDTEATDTEAEADTEATEAEGETVEAEESDAAETGDADAAAADDSSTEAPTDPAPDAELEDIKGIGPAYGERLREAGVDGVGDLAESDPAALAEETDIAESRVENWVEQAKLY from the coding sequence ATGGGGCTCATCGAGCGTATCAAGTCTGCACTCGGGCTGGGCGCGTCCTCTTCGACTTCCCAGCCGGCAGCGTCCGCCACCGACGGCCCGTCGCCGGGCGACGACCCCGGCGCGGGCGACGGGGCTGCCGGCGACGGCGTCGACGTGACCGTCGAGCACGAACCCGCGACCGCCAGCGAGGACGCGGTCAAAGGGACCGACACCGCGACCGACTCGCCGACCGGACCGACCGGCTCGACCGACGAGGCGGAGACCGAGGCCGAGGACGACGGCGACACGGAGGCCACCGACACTGAGGCCGAAGCCGACACGGAGGCCACCGAAGCCGAGGGCGAAACCGTCGAGGCCGAGGAGTCGGACGCCGCCGAAACCGGCGACGCGGACGCCGCCGCGGCCGACGACTCGTCGACCGAGGCGCCGACCGACCCCGCGCCCGACGCGGAGCTGGAGGACATCAAGGGCATCGGGCCGGCCTACGGCGAGCGCCTGCGCGAGGCGGGCGTCGACGGCGTCGGCGACCTGGCCGAGTCCGACCCCGCGGCGCTGGCCGAGGAGACCGACATCGCCGAGTCGCGCGTCGAGAACTGGGTCGAACAGGCGAAACTCTACTGA